From a single Carassius gibelio isolate Cgi1373 ecotype wild population from Czech Republic chromosome A18, carGib1.2-hapl.c, whole genome shotgun sequence genomic region:
- the LOC127934210 gene encoding sucrase-isomaltase, intestinal-like isoform X3: MAKQRFSGLEVSLMVLFALVMVVAVAMVVLVATGEPGTIKHDSGSDPDIVPECPSIPEGERVDCFPDAGASRQKCLERACCWSPLNETNVPWCFFSKNHGYSVVSESKPDSTHIEAKLTRMDAPSLFGADIKDLTFYAEMQTENRLRFKITDASKARFEVPHEHVQSLSDTPNGPLKYRLELIQKPFGLKVWRRTSPEKLLFDTTMGPLVFADQYLQLSAKLPSHNIYGLGEHVHQTFRHDTNWRTWPIFTRAAFPNGGTHNLYGHYPYFTCLEDTSGQTFGVFLMNSNAMEVTIQPAPAITFRTIGGVLDFYILVGETPEAVVDEFTKLIGRPFIPPYWSLGFQLSRWDYGSLEEVKKVVERNRQAGIPYDVHYTDIDYMENNKIFTYDTDKFAGLPQFADYMHDKGQKYIVILDPAVSTGQRINGPYEALERGHAAKVWVTEPDGVTPLLGEVWPGETVFPDYTNQDCIDWWVDEISRFHKEVKHDALWIDMNEVANFVKGGIKGCADNKLNYPPFTPRILDDLMYSKTLCMDAKHKWGDHYDVHSLYGYSMVLATDKASKAVFGTSRSMVFTRSSFPGVGKYSGHWLGDNSASWNDIKWAIPGMLEFNLFGIPYIGADICGFFDNSTEELCTRWMQVGAFYPFSRNHNAKGFADQDPAAYGFDSLLVNTSRHYLNIRYTLLPYLYTLFYKAHVNGETVVRPLMHEFYSDSETWAVHKQFMWGSYLLITPVLDPGVEFVEAYIPDAIWYNFETGVKITERKAIINMHLPADKIGLHLRGGGILPIQRPNITTTYSRLHPMGLIVALDDNKAASGELFWDDGDSRDTVSSGVYIHYQFSVANDVLSMQVAHNGYTDPNNLKFEKITVMGVNSVPALVLVSDGNVVITLNESQIEYDSSTRVLHLKNLELELGKNYTVSWEVKNSVNIDCYPEEDEDQAKCEARGCIWELLSSPRCYYAENHGYITSNKVETSSGITVDIDRNTKFPSQRSRSRDISKLRVDITYLSGRSLRWRIFDPYNARYEVPIHLDLPAIPETDETKREYRVQIHDKPFGIQVIRKETNEIIWDSAMPGFTFSDQFLQISTRLPSDYVYGFGESEHPTYKHDLNFHKYGLFAKDQPPGYKLNSYGVHPFYMALEKSTNAHGVLLLNSNAMDVTFQPTPALTYRTIGGILDFYMVMGPTPEEVVQQYTEMIGRPVLPAYWSLGFQLCRYGYANDKEIADLYRDMKAAKIPYDVQYADIEYMERQMDFTLDQVNFKELPALVDEMRAEGMRFIFILDPAIAGNETKGSYPAFDTGIEKDVFIKWPPELSNDIVWGKVWPDYPNVTVDNSLDWDTQVELFRAFAAFPDFFKNGTAEWWGEQIKDFYKNIMKFDGLWIDMNEPASFVHGTVGENCLGNDGLENPPYMPSLESKLRGLNHKTLCMNSEQILASGTRVKHYDVHNLYGWSHTKPTYDALLSTTGKRGVVVTRSTYPSSGRWAGHWLGDNYSAWDQLLKSIIGMMEFSIFGIPYTGADICGFFNVADYEMCLRWMQLGAFYPFSRNHNTINMPRQDPVAWGPDFAAMSRDVLNIRYTLLPYLYTLMYEAHVHGNTVVRPLLHEFVTDEKTWDIDRQFLWGPALLITPALDPGVTVVRGYVPNDRWYDYHTGKAVGVQGQFVDMDTPLTKINLHVRAGHILPWQKPENNTHYRYCSEWTIPLDNFLCV, from the exons ATTCCGGATCTGATCCAGACATTGTACCAGAATGTCCCAGCATtccagagggagagagagtggacTGTTTCCCGGATGCTGGAGCTTCCCGG CAAAAATGTTTGGAAAGAGCTTGCTGCTGGAGCCCCCTGAATGAGACTAATGTGCCCTGGTGCTTCTTCTCTAAAAACCACGGCTACAGCGTGGTCAGCGAAAGCAAGCCAGACAGTACAC ATATTGAGGCTAAGCTGACAAGAATGGATGCTCCATCTCTATTTGGAGCTGATATTAAAGATTTGACCTTCTACGCTGAAATGCAGACAGAAAACCGTCTTCGATTTAAG ATCACTGATGCCAGTAAAGCCAGGTTTGAGGTTCCTCACGAGCATGTGCAATCGCTTTCTGACACTCCCAACGGTCCCCTAAAATATAGATTGGAGCTGATCCAGAAACCCTTTGGGCTGAAAGTTTGGAGAAGAACATCTCCTGAAAAACTCCT GTTTGACACAACCATGGGGCCACTGGTTTTTGCTGATCAGTACCTTCAGCTCTCGGCTAAACTCCCATCTCACAATATCTATGGACTTGGAGAGCATGTCCATCAGACCTTCCGCCATGACACCAACTGGAGGACCTGGCCTATCTTCACAAGAGCTGCTTTTCCCAATGGA GGCACACATAACCTGTATGGCCATTACCCCTATTTCACATGTCTGGAAGATACGAGCGGCCAAACCTTTGGAGTTTTCCTCATGAACAGCAATGCTATGG AGGTGACAATCCAGCCTGCTCCGGCCATAACTTTCCGGACTATTGGAGGGGTTCTGGACTTCTACATCCTGGTTGGAGAAACACCGGAGGCAGTGGTGGATGAGTTCACGAAG CTGATTGGCAGACCTTTCATCCCTCCATACTGGTCTCTGGGCTTCCAGCTCTCTCGCTGGGACTACGGCAGCTTGGAGGAGGTGAAGAAAGTCGTGGAGAGAAATCGACAGGCCGGCATTCCGTAT gATGTCCATTATACTGATATTGACTACATGGAGAACAACAAGATCTTCACCTATGATACGGATAAATTTGCAGGGCTGCCTCAGTTTGCTGACTACATGCATGATAAAGGGCAGAAATACATTGTAATACTG GATCCTGCCGTATCCACAGGTCAAAGGATAAACGGACCCTATGAGGCACTTGAGAGAGGACATGCGGCTAAGGTTTGGGTCACTGAACCAGATGGGGTAACACCTCTACTGGGAGAG GTCTGGCCAGGGGAAACCGTGTTTCCTGACTACACTAACCAGGATTGCATTGATTGGTGGGTTGATGAAATTTCGCGTTTCCACAAGGAAGTCAAGCATGATGCTCTCTGGATT GACATGAATGAGGTGGCCAATTTCGTGAAAGGAGGCATCAAAGGCTGCGCTGATAACAAACTCAACTATCCTCCATTCACCCCAC GTATCCTTGATGATCTGATGTACAGTAAGACCTTATGCATGGATGCTAAACACAAATGGGGGGACCACTATGATGTCCACAGTCTCTATGGGTACTCTATGGTCCTGGCCACTGACAA GGCATCAAAAGCAGTTTTTGGGACAAGCCGTTCCATGGTCTTTACCCGCTCCTCCTTCCCTGGGGTGGGTAAATACTCTGGGCACTGGTTGGGCGACAACAGCGCCAGCTGGAATGACATTAAGTGGGCGATACCCGGCATGCTGGAGTTTAACCTCTTCGGAATCCCTTAC ATCGGTGCGGATATCTGTGGGTTCTTTGACAACTCGACGGAGGAGCTTTGCACTCGTTGGATGCAAGTGGGCGCATTCTACCCCTTCAGCCGTAACCACAACGCAAAAGGTTTTGCA GACCAGGACCCTGCAGCATACGGCTTTGACTCTCTCTTGGTGAACACCTCAAGGCATTACCTGAATATCAGATACACGCTCTTGCCGTACCTCTACACTTTGTTCTACAAGGCCCATGTTAACGGAGAGACTGTAGTGCGTCCCTTAATGCACGA GTTCTATTCTGACAGTGAAACGTGGGCAGTACACAAGCAGTTCATGTGGGGATCGTATCTACTCATTACACCTGTGCTGGATCCt ggtgttGAATTTGTGGAGGCCTATATTCCAGATGCCATCTGGTATAACTTTGAGACG GGGGTAAAGATTACAGAACGCAAAGCAATAATTAACATGCACCTGCCAGCTGATAAAATTGGTTTACACCTGAGAGGCGGAGGCATTCTGCCCATACAAAGACCAAACATCACAACTACATACAG CCGGCTTCATCCCATGGGACTGATCGTTGCACTCGATGACAACAAGGCTGCGTCAGGCGAGCTGTTTTGGGATGACGGAGACTCTCGAG ATACAGTTTCATCTGGAGTTTACATTCATTACCAGTTTTCTGTGGCTAAT GATGTTTTGTCAATGCAAGTTGCCCACAATGGATACACAGATCCAAACAACTTGAAGTTTGAGAAGATCACCGTGATGGGAGTGAACAGCGTTCCTGCTCTCGTGCTTGTGTCGGATGGCAACGTCGTTATCACTCTGAATGAGTCCCAGATTGAGTATGATTCTTCCACGAGG GTACTACATCTGAAAAATCTGGAGCTGGAACTGGGGAAGAACTACACAGTCAGCTGGGAGGTCAAAAACTCTGTAAATATTGATTGTTACCCTGAAGAGGATGAAGATCAGGCCAAATGTGAAGCCCGGGGCTGCATCTGGGAG cTATTAAGTAGTCCTCGGTGTTATTATGCCGAGAACCACGGCTACATCACCAGCAACAAGGTTGAGACATCAAGTGGCATCACTGTAGATATAGACCGCAATACCAAATTCCCAAGTCAGCGTTCTCGATCTCGAGACATCAGCAAGCTACGGGTGGATATCACATACCTGAGTGGAAGGAGCCTACGTTGGAGG ATCTTCGACCCATACAATGCACGCTATGAGGTCCCCATTCACCTTGACCTGCCTGCCATTCCAGAAACAGACGAAACAAAAAGAGAGTACAGGGTTCAGATCCATGACAAACCATTTGGAATCCAAGTGATCAGAAAGGAAACAAATGAAATCAT ATGGGATTCTGCCATGCCGGGGTTTACATTCTCTGATCAGTTCCTTCAGATCTCCACACGCCTTCCCTCAGACTATGTCTATGGTTTTGGTGAAAGCGAACACCCCACCTACAAGCATGACCTCAACTTCCACAAATACGGCCTGTTTGCGAAAGATCAGCCTCCAGGG TATAAGCTGAACAGTTATGGAGTCCATCCTTTCTACATGGCTCTGGAGAAATCAACAAATGCTCATGGCGTCCTCCTGCTAAACAGCAATGCTATGG ATGTGACCTTCCAGCCTACTCCAGCTCTGACCTACCGCACCATCGGAGGTATCTTGGACTTCTACATGGTGATGGGACCCACTCCAGAAGAAGTGGTTCAGCAGTacactgag atgATCGGCCGCCCGGTTCTTCCAGCCTACTGGTCGCTCGGATTCCAGCTTTGCCGCTACGGCTATGCCAACGATAAAGAGATTGCAGATCTTTACAGAGACATGAAAGCAGCTAAAATACCTTAC GATGTGCAATATGCAGACATTGAGTACATGGAGAGGCAGATGGACTTTACGCTGGACCAAGTGAACTTTAAAGAACTGCCTGCTCTGGTGGACGAGATGAGGGCTGAGGGAATGCGTTTCATCTTCATCCTG GACCCAGCGATAGCAGGCAATGAGACAAAAGGCTCCTACCCAGCATTTGATACCGGGATTGAAAAAGACGTTTTCATCAAATGGCCCCCTGAGCTCAGCAATGACATTGTGTGGGGAAAG GTATGGCCTGACTATCCCAATGTCACTGTGGACAATTCTTTGGACTGGGATACTCAAGTAGAG CTATTCAGAGCTTTCGCTGCCTTCCCTGATTTCTTCAAGAACGGTACAGCAGAGTGGTGGGGAGAGCAGATTAAAGACTTTTACAAAAACATCATGAAGTTTGACGGACTTTGGATC GACATGAATGAGCCAGCCAGTTTCGTGCATGGAACCGTTGGAGAAAATTGTCTAGGGAATGATGGTTTGGAAAATCCTCCATACATGCCCT CACTGGAGTCCAAGCTCAGAGGTTTGAACCATAAGACTTTATGCATGAACAGCGAGCAGATCCTTGCCAGTGGCACACGTGTCAAGCATTATGATGTCCACAACTTGTACGGCTGGTCTCACACCAAACCCACTTACGA TGCTTTGCTTAGTACCACTGGAAAGAGAGGTGTCGTAGTTACCCGTTCAACATACCCATCTAGTGGGCGCTGGGCAGGACATTGGCTGGGAGACAACTACTCTGCCTGGGACCAGCTTCTGAAGTCCATTATAG GCATGATGGAGTTCAGCATATTTGGCATCCCTTAC ACTGGTGCTGATATCTGTGGCTTCTTTAATGTTGCTGATTATGAGATGTGCCTTCGTTGGATGCAGCTTGGAGCTTTCTATCCGTTCTCCAGAAACCACAACACCATCAACATGCCA AGGCAGGATCCCGTAGCCTGGGGGCCGGATTTTGCTGCCATGTCTCGGGATGTGCTGAACATTCGCTATACCCTCCTGCCGTATTTGTACACGTTGATGTATGAAGCCCACGTTCACGGAAACACTGTGGTCAGACCGCTGTTGCACGA GTTTGTCACTGATGAAAAAACATGGGACATCGACAGACAGTTCCTCTGGGGTCCCGCTCTTCTAATCACACCTGCTTTGGACCCG GGTGTTACTGTGGTCAGGGGATACGTGCCAAATGACCGCTGGTATGATTACCACACG GGTAAAGCTGTTGGAGTGCAAGGACAGTTTGTGGATATGGATACACCGTTAACAAAAATTAACCTGCATGTGAGAGCAGGACACATCCTACCCTGGCAGAAACCAGAGAACAACACACACTACAG ATACTGTTCAGAATGGACGATACCTCTtgacaactttctctgtgtttga